The Actinopolymorpha sp. NPDC004070 region GCAAGCGCACCGACGTGCCGGCTGGTCATCTTGCTCGCCGCCTCCGACGGCGAGTCGGTTGCCTCACGGGCGAACGCTTCGGGCCGATAGACCTCTTCGACGCGCATCAGTGGATCCCTTCCATATAGAGCAATTGATCTTCTGTCTCGCTCCGGTTGACGCCGTTCCAGCAGGGCCGAACGTCATCAGGGCGCCCCGACGGATCGGTTCACTGGACCACCGTCGCAAGGGGACCGTCGAAGGAGATCCCGCTGTGGGGACGCACCGAACGCACGCTGGCGAGAACGTGAGGGGCGGAGGGAACGAACGATGGTGGCGGGACTCGTAACGGATCTCTACGAGTTGAAGATGGCCGCGAGCTACCTTCGGCGTGGCATGTCCGGACCGGCCGCCTTCAGCCTCTTCGTCCGTGCCCTGCCACCCGACCGCGGCTTCCTCGTCGCCGCCGGTCTGGAGGACTGCCTGACCGCTCTGGAATCCTTCGCTTTCGAGGCGGAGGACCTCGACTGGCTGCGCGACGCCGGCTTCGACGACGCGACCGTTCAGGCGTTCGCCGGGCTGCGCTTCACCGGGGACGTCCGCGCTGTCCCCGAGGGCCGCGTGGTTCTCGCCGACGAACCCCTCCTGGAGGTCACAGCGCCAGCGGCGGAGGCGCAACTCGTCGAGACCGTGCTGCTCAACCACATCACCTACCAGACAGCGATCGCCACCAAGGCGGCCAGATGTCGTCTCGCGGCGGGCGACATGGAGCTTGTCGACTTCGCGTTCCGGCGTACTCACGGGATCGAGGCCGGCATGGCCGTCGCCCGCCTGTCGTCAATCGCGGGTTTCGCCGCCACCAGCAACGTCGAGGCGGCGCGGCGCTACGGGCTGCCGGCGGCCGGCACGATGGCTCACTCCTACGTCGAGGCGTTCCCACGTGAGATAGACGCGTTCCGGGCGTTCGCCGAGGACCTGCCCGGGCCGGTCACGTTCCTGGTCGACACGTACGACACGCTCGCCGGGGTGCGCACCGCGGTGCGGGTGATCAAGGACATGACCCTCGACAGGCCGCTCGCCGTACGGCTGGACAGCGGTGACCTCGTGGCGCTCGCCCGCGAGGCACGGCAGATTCTCGACGAGGCGGGTCTGCGCAAGGTCCGCATCTTCGTCAGCGGAGGGCTGGACGAGTACGACCTGGAACGGTTCGTCCTGGAACGAGCACCGATAGACGCCGCCGGTGTCGGCACCCGCATGGGCGTGTCCGCCGACGCGCCCTCTCTGGACAGCGCGTGCAAGCTGGTCGCGTTCGGCGGCCGCCCCGTCTGCAAGCTCTCGCCCGGCAAGGCCACCCTCCCCGGAGCGAAGCAGGTGTGGCGACACTTCCCGATCGAGCAGGACGTCCTAGCCCTTCGCGAGGAGGCCGGACCCGACGGCTTCGAACCCGTGCTCGTCGAGGTCATGCGGAACGGTCGACGTCTCGGGAGCGAGGGCACCATCGACGCGGCGCGTGAACGTTGTGTGCGAGACGTGACCGCGCTGCCGCCCGACGTCCGCCGCATCCGTGGGCCGTCGTCACCCCGGATGCGCGTCTCCGAAGGGCTCGCCGCATTGGCGACGCGGACCGCGCGGTCCGCCGCCAGGACGCAGGACCTCACATGGTGAGCGCGGCGACCTGCGCGCCCGGCTGACCGACCTGTCAGGTCAGTCACCCGGCCGGCGTGGCGGTGGAACGGGACAGTGACGGGACAGTACGGAGGCCGGGCAGATGGCGCGGTGGTCGTCGGAGCACCTCGTGGCGGCTGCGCGCCGTACGGGTGTCAGCGATCCCGCACTGCTGGAGGCGCTGCGGGTGGTTCACCGGTCGGCGTTCGTTCCGCCGGAGTACGCCGACGCGGCGAACGAGGATCGTCCGGTCCCGATCCCGCACGGGCAGGTGACTACACAGCCTTCCCTGTCGGCCGGCATGATCGAGGCGCTCCGCCTGACCGGCACGGAGCGGGTGCTCGAGATCGGGACCGGCTACGGCTACCAGACGGCGCTGTTGTCCCGGCTGGCGTACTTGGTGACGAGTGTGGAGCGCTGGCCGGACCTCGCCGCACGAGCACGCGAGAACCTCGCGGCCGAGGACGTCACGAACGTCGAGGTCGTGGTGGGCGACGGTACCGAGGGTGCGGCGGACTCCGCGCCGTACGAGGCGGTACTGGTCTCCGCCGCGTACCCCGAGGTTCCTCCGCCGCTGGTCGAGCAGATGCGGCCCGGTGGGCGGCTCGTCCAGCCGATCGGGCCCGGCGGCGCGGAGGAGGTGACGGTCTTCCGGCGTACACCTGAAGGCCTGGACGCGGGAAGGCCAGTAATTCCGGCCCGCTTCGTCCGCCTGCGCGGCCACTTCGGTTACAGGTGAGTGGTGTCGTCGTCGGCGCGTCGCTCCTGGCCGCACCAGCCGGCGTTTCGTCGGGGTGACAATGGACGGCGGAGATTCCACCTGTGAGCGGCTAGCGTGGTGACATGAGCGCATCGGGTGTGCTGCGGGAGGCCTTCGTTCGAGATGCCCTGGCATACGTCGAATTGGCAGAAGCGGTATCCGTAGGAGATAGCTCAATTCACTGTCCAACATGCCATCCTCAGCTGCGCTGCTTGATCCGGTGGTAGGGGCGAACGACGTCGTTCCACAGGGAGCGCAGGTAGATGAATCCGAAGTCGGGGTCGTCGCTGCACAGGATGCCGGAGAACCGGGCGTGGGAGTAGTTGCGGTACCCGTGGTCGAGCTTGTACCAGAGATCTGTCACACCGACGCGCATCAGGCTGACGATGTGGTCGGCAGTCGGGCCGGACTTCCACATGCCGTTGGCGATCAGGACGGCCTGGGTGATCAGGTTCGGCTTGTAGCCGCCGTAGGCGTAGTCGGCCGAGCTGCGTTGCCCTTCGGCGTCGACGGAGGTGAACTCCAGCAGCATGCCGGGGCGGCCGAGGTTGGGGAGTCCTTCGCAGCCGCTGTCGATCACGCCCGCGTGTGTGCCGTCGGGCATCAGGATGCCGGTCCCGTTCAGGCCGCACTCGACGGTGCCGCCGTAGGTGTTCTCGCTCAGCTGCGCCTCAAGGTCCATCACCCGGTCCAGGGTGATCCCGTGCAACGACCAGCTGTGGACCGCGGACTCGATCTGCGCACCGGTGGGCGCGGCGGATTCCGGATGCGCCGCCTTCCAGGTGAACGTGCCGTACGCGTTGGTCAGCCCGTCGGCGGCGAGCCGGGCGACGAAGGCGTCGTGATCGTAGGTGCGCAGGATCTCCTTCGCCCGGTCGACCCCGAAGTACGCCGTCGCGACCAGGACCGAGCCGCCCATCCCCTCGCGGTAGTTGGGGTTCCAGTCCCGGTTCACGTTACGGTCCCCGTCCAGCGTGTACTGCTGGCCGCCGGACAGGACGAACGGGTTGTGGTCACTGGTGGTGAAAGCGGAGGCCACCAGGGACGCCTCCATCAGCGTGTCGACCCGGGTCCGTTCGGCGGGCCGTAGTCGATGCCAGACCGGCGGCACCAGCTTGGCCGTCGCGAACATACCCGTCACCTGGAGCTCGTGCTGGGCTGGATAGCCCCCGTTCGCGGCGATGTCGTTCCCGCCGGTGAGGGTGTAGCGGGCCTGTTGCAGCAGCCGCGCGTCGGCGGAGTGGTCGCCCGCGAGTGCGGCGAACGCCAACGTGATCGCTGCGCCCCCGGAGTTGCCCGCATTGGTGTAAGCCCCTCCAGGCAGGTCACGGGCATAACGCACGAACGGGGCTTGGCGGGCCGTGGCGACCACGTCGGCGGCCGGTCTGCCCAGGCGATGCTCGCGTCGGCCAGGGCATCGCGATCGACCGACGGCAACTGAGCCCACGCATTGCTTGATGGGGGACGGCGACGACGTATGCGGGTGGCCTTTGTGCTCATGGGTCCGCACCCGTGTGTGTGCCCGGCTGGTGGGTGGGAATGCCGCGGTTGACGAACGTGGCCGCGAGCACGATCAGAGCCAGGACTGCCAGTGCGGCGCGGAGACCGACAAGGCGGGCTTCGGTGTTCTCGTCGACGATGGCGTCTGCAGTCGGCCCAGGCACACCTGCGGCGCCGAGGGCCCGCTTAAGATCCGAGTCGGGAATGAATGGCACTCCGCTCGTCA contains the following coding sequences:
- a CDS encoding protein-L-isoaspartate(D-aspartate) O-methyltransferase, encoding MARWSSEHLVAAARRTGVSDPALLEALRVVHRSAFVPPEYADAANEDRPVPIPHGQVTTQPSLSAGMIEALRLTGTERVLEIGTGYGYQTALLSRLAYLVTSVERWPDLAARARENLAAEDVTNVEVVVGDGTEGAADSAPYEAVLVSAAYPEVPPPLVEQMRPGGRLVQPIGPGGAEEVTVFRRTPEGLDAGRPVIPARFVRLRGHFGYR
- a CDS encoding nicotinate phosphoribosyltransferase, whose amino-acid sequence is MVAGLVTDLYELKMAASYLRRGMSGPAAFSLFVRALPPDRGFLVAAGLEDCLTALESFAFEAEDLDWLRDAGFDDATVQAFAGLRFTGDVRAVPEGRVVLADEPLLEVTAPAAEAQLVETVLLNHITYQTAIATKAARCRLAAGDMELVDFAFRRTHGIEAGMAVARLSSIAGFAATSNVEAARRYGLPAAGTMAHSYVEAFPREIDAFRAFAEDLPGPVTFLVDTYDTLAGVRTAVRVIKDMTLDRPLAVRLDSGDLVALAREARQILDEAGLRKVRIFVSGGLDEYDLERFVLERAPIDAAGVGTRMGVSADAPSLDSACKLVAFGGRPVCKLSPGKATLPGAKQVWRHFPIEQDVLALREEAGPDGFEPVLVEVMRNGRRLGSEGTIDAARERCVRDVTALPPDVRRIRGPSSPRMRVSEGLAALATRTARSAARTQDLTW